ctcccttttttggagtatattttttattttactgtcggtattatcttcgactggTATCTTAGGATTTTCTTGTCCTAAgaagtttaaattttgtatttttatatttttatttgctttttcacctttttttttgttttattttaccggcaagaacttcggctggcgttttaggctctttttgtcccaaaataattttttttaatataagattcttcggcaggtgttgtagaatttgtttgttacacaattttaatatatttttatttttaatattgccgGTACTTTCTTCGGCTGGCGTCTTCGGACTATCTTGCCCAATGctgtttgaataaaaatttacaaaatttatgtttaacaaaaacaaattttgtttgtgttttcacAATTTGATTAaaggaattataatttttataattataaatgttataaaatctaattttattaaaataaatgtcgaTATACGGGGCGGCGAGAATCCTATTCCGACTTGCTGGAGCTGGCGATCGAGTTGTTACGAATGGAGGTCGAAAAAGTATAATTGCGGTAGAGTGGAGgtgttgacgcggcgcagtgtctCAGCGAATGTGTCCGAAAGCAGCGATGATCAAATCCTTTTGTTAGTTAGATAGTTGTCAtctgctgtggtgaaatgcaattTGTCCCCAGGTGTGTTGTATTAGTGCATGTTGTTTTCCGTTGTTAAGTGTGGTGTTCTTCTCAGAGGAGTTAAGTtgtgctagggtgcgccagtttttcccggatAGAGTcggggaggcttaactcatttaaacagcgtttaatgaaattaaatcattgagaaaatgtattttctctATTTCTTAATTTCCGTAAATTCATTTCCGATTTGGAATATCTATTGTGgctactattttatttaaaaaattaattccattAAGAGATCGCTCTCCAAGTTATCAATTTCATAAGAACTTTGTTGTACGCCCAGTAGATtaatattgtgaaaatattttatgatggtCGAACCATTAATGGTTCTTACCCTCTTCTTAATTACTAAAGTGTTTTTGTCATTATAAATTCCAGTTCGTATATATTAGACTTCTGCATGAATGTACCCATATCTAGCTTAACAGACCTGTACTTTTAAAATACTGCACTTATACTTTGCTGTACAGTATACTTCTTAGGGCAGAAGTAGGTAgcacacatttttattgttCTCACTTAGAGTGAGAACAGTATATGGTTGTACTCTTCGTGAATGAGTactacatttgtatttttttaacaagagGGACATCAAGCGAAATTATAAGGAcagtgtgggtgtgtgtgctaTTATACAACTGTGCAGATGAGTTCAGTATTATTAACACGTGCATAAACATGGATTGTAAGGAAAACGACGCTCGTGCAATGAACGCACaagaaaatgtaagtttttGTAGCAATAAAATTCTCagatttttatggaaaaaaaaatatgtagaattCAAGATATATTTAAATAGTATTAGCGGACTGGCGGAACTTCCTGCTTCGTTTGAGGCTTGTTCGAAAAACCTGGAGGGTAACAATTATCCAACATTGCATTTGACTATTCCACACATtaataacctaaaaaaaatatccacTCCAAAAGACAATGACATCGAAATTGAACAAAAATGGaagttttcacttttaaaatatttatattccatAGTTCAtgataatttaaacaaatttcataacATTGCCCTATTTTTATTTCCACCCACAAATAAATAGACAAAGTTCACAGATTTAGAAAAAGAACAAATTAGCTGAATTAAATATAGAATCATTTGtagcataaaataattaatataattactttgaattaaaatattattagttgCTAAGCtctttgttttataataaatacattttcaccgaaaaaataaaaccaatgtTGTGAAGATTCTCTCACTGTACAGTAAGTAAACTGCACACCAAAACACTGTACAGTGCGTTAACTGCACACCAATTTTGCTGTACTCATTAACAGCTGTACAACTATGAAGTGAGTGAAAACACTGCCTGTCAATACAGTCAATATTTCCCTATTCACTCTCACTCAATTATACTGTGCAGAAAAAGAATGTGCCCATTTCTAGAATAAGTAATTCATTTGCCGTTatagcttagtacgcagctctcaagaaacgtaaaaatttcatataaaaaaacgcttaagaaacggtcaggaaactttcctgcgataaatttacttgtgctagtacgcagctctaaagaaatctagtactaatttttgatactttttttcagtaaaatgtgaatatggcaaacctggttttgcgaagaaacatgaaatcaacaattgtttcttgaaggaaattcgaaataatcgtcaaattcatcctaaattagttgaaatcattattaagaagtatattccattttgaaatgttgtataaaacctaccaatcatcaacaacatttctcaaatctcaatgaaaatatttatgtttccatacacatacacacatacatattacgtacaaagtttgttttctttgtttattctctcttgctcttctaatgtagatcattcacaatgcgtaaccagctgtcaaaattacttgagaaataatgtattttttttcttgagcaattacttgagagctgcgtaccaaccttatgGATGCATTCCTGCAGAACTCTAGTATATATGAACTGGTTGCAAATCagagttttccataaaaaatggttttcccCAATGTtattaattctttaaatttttggttgaggCTGTGTGCTTAGTTGTGCACTTTCATTTTGCCTCTttggtttatttgtttgtagatAATTGGTTTGCCAATTGTATCTGTTACTCCTTGCCTGTACTTGGTTTGTTTGTACAGGCCTGGGgctatttattatttgatttgattgatCCACGTCCATTGGGTCTGGGGGCTTACTCTGTAAAGCGATGCGAAAGACAATGCGATTCGAAAGCCCAATGCGATGCGATAGGCAATTGATACTCTGTATTGCTTACGCATCACTAACAATGTTGTTcacctttgcttttttttctttttatgtaatAGTTGGCATTACTTCCGAAAATGTCAAAGTATAAacgagcaaaataaagaaaatcagaATAATTTGTTCGTTAAAACTgtgttgaataatttaaaaatgaattctgTGGCATTGTGGGATCATTATTATTCTCAGGAAAGAATTGATAAAAGAATTATTCGAGATAATTCGGACATTATGTCTCTAAGCGATAAAAGGTTAGTAAAAAATTGCGGTTTCAAAATGTACTTAATGTACTTTAAAATGTACTTAACATCTacacattttgtgtttttagctTCATGCAAAATTTCCGCCTTAATAAGCAcgcatttttatatgttttggaCAACATAAGACCCCAATTAAAAGTCGCTCAAAGGACCACATCAATTCCAGAAATTGTAAAACTGTCAACAACCTTGAAGTTCCTCGCACAGGGCGGGTATCAACACTCGGTCGGCCAAGATAGGCATTCAGGGCTAGCCCAACAATCGGTTTCCCGATGCATCTTGGAAGTGTGCGATGCCATCGAGAAAACTCTGTGCCCAAAGCATATCGTGTTTCCCTTGACCATTGAggaaaaaattgaagcaaataGAACCTTTTACTTGACGTCCGGAATTCCAGGCGTAATTGGAGTGATTGATGGGACGCACATCCAGTTGATACGACCATCACGGAATgaacacttattttttaatcgtAAACTAAAACACAGCACAGAACAttcataaatacaataatatacatatgtatattgattccAGTGCAATgaccaaaactttttttagatATGTGATCACAAAATGCAGATAA
Above is a genomic segment from Bactrocera neohumeralis isolate Rockhampton unplaced genomic scaffold, APGP_CSIRO_Bneo_wtdbg2-racon-allhic-juicebox.fasta_v2 cluster09, whole genome shotgun sequence containing:
- the LOC126764179 gene encoding putative nuclease HARBI1 isoform X1 → MSWHYFRKCQSINEQNKENQNNLFVKTVLNNLKMNSVALWDHYYSQERIDKRIIRDNSDIMSLSDKSFMQNFRLNKHAFLYVLDNIRPQLKVAQRTTSIPEIVKLSTTLKFLAQGGYQHSVGQDRHSGLAQQSVSRCILEVCDAIEKTLCPKHIVFPLTIEEKIEANRTFYLTSGIPGVIGVIDGTHIQLIRPSRNEHLFFNRKLKHSTEHS
- the LOC126764179 gene encoding putative nuclease HARBI1 isoform X2 translates to MSWHYFRKCQSINEQNKENQNNLFVKTVLNNLKMNSVALWDHYYSQERIDKRIIRDNSDIMSLSDKSFMQNFRLNKHAFLYVLDNIRPQLKVAQRTTSIPEIVKLSTTLKFLAQGGYQHSVGQDRHSGLAQQSVSRCILEVCDAIEKTLCPKHIVFPLTIEEKIEANRTFYLTSGIPGVIGVIDGTHIQLIRPSRNEHLFFNHM